The DNA segment cactccaagaaaggggaATGCAGGAAACCTTAGggaggaggcacacttaaggaCTTAAGAttctcttttaaggctttcaataaTGGGATAAAGGTAAATGGTTGGTGGGCATAGGCTTGTCATTCAGCATCAAGATGtctctctccagtgagagacaacACATCAATCTTGTAGATAGTTCTGTCGGATAAACTTCGTATTCTTTTCCAATATAGTGACTATccccaagcactgggaacacaTCAGTAGAGACTGCTTGTCTTGCCTTAAGAtagttgttggctgattaccaaagaatcgGCCAGGTATCTAACTTACCAATcctcttttaaaatggaattttatctttaagataagtccctcctgttcttattatGTTATTCATATATCATCATTTATTTAGGAAAATTAGCCATGATGTTTGTATTACATCTCTGCCCTATCTCAATTGGATTAGCTGGGcaaagtctcaaggtcagcctaGATTAAGAGCATGAGGAATGAACTCATACTGCAAAGAGCATTAGATCTGTGAGTCCTTCCTGGCTCTCTGGCTGTATCTCATTAACTCCGTGAGTTCTTGATGGGCACAACCCTCTTTTCATCttgctcatatctgtctttctgcctaacaaatcCACGAACATTCTGAAGTCTATCCCTGTATTCAAGGTGAAGATTTTAAATCGATATATAGTATGATAAACttaaaaagataaaactgaaaaaagcAAAGGTGTATTATTTAAAAGGCTTGGGGTTCAGCTCTGtttgtaaaatttaaatatctCCAGAATGTCTTGACTGGCCTTCCTgaatcttcatatcaataggtgtttcttccactttgtttctccctttggttTCTTCTTCTAAGTTTATTCACCCTGGGATGGGAACATATTTCCCGCCTGGAATTATACATGGCAGTAGTGCACAGGATCTCTGAATAAAAATCAGTCTTCATGCATGTGCTGCTTAAGAGGGTTGCCCCTAGAGATCATGGATGGATAGCTGGAAactcccctgtggatggtggtgaGGCCCTGGTGGTTTCTGCACTGGGGGTgactgtacctcagtgggtgacaaaaattaagcaatacaaattgcctggaggacacaaggaaattgaaaATCTCTGCAGGAGTTGGaaaaggtgggcatcataaagcccacttatAGTCATTTTATTTAGCTGGTTGTGCCAGTAAAAAAGCTGAATGGCTCCTGGTTTATGGCCATGGATTACatgaattgaataaagtcataaccCCTTTACATACTGCTATCCTCTATAGCAGcacttatggacaccctcagtcacgaactaggaatgtatcattatgttgtggatgtTGCTAATACTTTCCTCTCTACTAACATAGCACTGGAAAGTCAGGAACCAATGTCATCATTCAGGAAGGCCGGCAGCaggcattcactgtccttccacagggacacctccacagtGCCActatttgtcatggacttgtagcccaggacttgggcacatggaagaaactgcaaatggtgcagttgtatcactacattgatgatattatgttcacatctgattctcttgccaATATGGAAGGCCAGTCCCtatactgctgcaacatctacaagagaaaggatgggaTGTGAACAGCACCAAACATCAGGGACCTGGTTTATTGTTAATGTTCTGAGGGATTATCTgctcaggtaaaactaaagtcgtcacagaagcagtcatagaccaagcccaggctttccctactcctaaaactgtggcagtattacaagagtttttaggccttttgggctactggaaagACTTTATTaaacacttggcacaaattctgaagcccttaaacCAGTTGGTACAAAAAGACTtctggtgggactgggatgaaatgtGTGCAGCTGTTTTAACTGCTGCTAAGTGCACAGTCAAGGCCATTGAGACCTTGAGTGCAATGGACTTATCAAGGCCCTGTAAGacagatgttcatgtaaccaaagatggttatggttgGGGCCTTTAGCAGTGGTGTGAACTGACTCACTAatctactggattctggtcagaATATTTGAAAGGAGCAATGTATGGAATACCTTGATAGAGAAACAACTGTATGCTATGTACCATGTATTGCTGGCTACAGACTGTATCAATTTTACAGCTCTGTCCAaattaataaccacctatcccactgCAGGGTGATTGTGAGACTGAAACCAAAGGCCATGAATTGCCATGGCACAGAAGCCTCCACTGGCCAAATAGgctgcatatttacagcagcacagcaccctctctactagccctgtaagtggagaactccaacacttattggggccagtgaacTATACCAGTGgtaagcaggaagaacttgcttttaagCCCTTGGTAGCCAAGAGCTtatatcaggagggaaaagctacATACCTGAAGATGCtaggtatacagatggctccagtcatgggcagtccCCAAGGTGCAGAGCTATGCCTTTCTATCCTcaaactgagacaatatggatggaggacagagaggggaggagcagccaatgggctgcactgtgggcagtatggctcgtgatcacacaggagccctccccagttgttgtctacactgacagctgggccatctatctgGGCTTGACCCTATGGTTACTGACGGTGTCGTGCCAACTGGATGGTGAGTCACTGGCCCTTttgggggcaagagctgtggcaagacctatgggtttCTGGTGAGACTTAAGAcacttactgtatatcatgtCACTGGTCATTTGCCTTtcacatccccagggaatgatgaagcagacatatTGGCCCACATGAATTGGCTAGAAGGAAACCCTTTCTCTGATGTAGCCCTGTGGTTGTATCAGCTTTTGTTGCACACGGGGTAAATGACAATGTGGGTTGTTGCCCATTGGTGGAAACTTGCCATAGACTTTTGAAGAAGACAGCAGATACCAGAAGGAGGGCCTTGGGTGCTCTAAGAGGGAATTAAACCGAGTCCCATAGCAACATTGGACAACAAGAAAGGTgacaataccccttgtcaggtggcagataaacTATATTGGACCACTGCCCATAACAGAAGGATATTGATATGCCACGACTTGGTGGGCACAGCTACCagtcttttgtttgcttttcctgcatgtcatgtgGATCAGCAAACCAGCAAAAGCGGTTTCCTTTGTAggctatggccagccacaggttattgagagcaatcaaggcatcCACTACACTGGTAACACATTACAAGAATAGGTGGGGCAACAAGGAATACAGTGGAAGTTTCAGGTATCATATAACCCTATTGAGGCAGGCATGAAAGAGAGGtagaatggtttgttgaaatctggcctgaagtctgacaccaatagtctgtggggttGGTCGGCTCATTTATGGACTgtgctgtggcatttgaatgagaagcacttaaaaggagctttgagccatGTGGACATGCTAACGCacactgctgcctctcctgtacaatTGTATGCATgtaccaaagaggagttattgaagccaggacatGGCCAGCAGAGCAGCAACCTTCCTGCTACCAGCCCTgcctgcattaaaccctggagactctgtggagtggacatggccctggacatttcaacacatgcaCGAGTCATGGCTGGCCGTTACAGTACCTTGGGGATAAAGCCTacaagctggcctcctgtgtgttcctggagtaacagctgagtGGCCCCAAAACATCATAGTAGTGTACCCCAAATGACCAGCACATGAGAACATCTTATAGGGAAGTTTTGCTATGtcttatggccagtgcatgtatgccctgtagccctatatattgacccatctgtaactcccccaGGGAGTGGAGTGAaggtctggtacactagaccagtTCAAGATCCCATACCTGCCACTCTCCTATCACAGGAACTGCATgtgtcctacctgatggacaagatttgcctctgctggtgtcattaaaatatacATCTTATCACCTTTAAGGATATTTTCTTCTGCAGTTCCTTTGGCCTGGACCCGCCCCCTTCCTGCAGCTGTCACATGATGAGTGCACTGAACTCCATATCCATTCAGCTAACAGCCTCCTGTGGAATGAGTGACctatttacttaatctgcataggactttgagcCTAGCTGGAtgctccagcttgaggattatcatgattttattgctgtttttattgtatgtaaTGAGTCTGGTTACAGCGCTCCAGGGTTCTCACActgggccattgcagaagatggggagtgagtgattgtgaggtgagatttctgaaaGTTTGGGCTGGGGGacaattgcaatattttcagaatctctcgcctgaccttagtttatctccatatcactaggtgtttccaaggtgtggagagaagtagtccatctccatatcacttGTAGGTGATTACAAGTGGAGTTGGGAACTATCTTGCACCTGATACAGAGAGGTTTTGGTGTGTTCTTTTAGAAGCCAAGTCACGAGAGACATTGGTGAGCAGGATGAGAGAactccttgtaagcaataaaaggttTCTCCCagtttacttctccctttgactgatttcagcttcaaaggttcaTTTGCCCCTGGCTGGGAATATACTtgtcccccagagttacaggtgCATGACTCAGAATCTTGAAttgacattttcttttcacttaaaaCAGCAAATCATCACATTGATACTGGTATTCACACTacgtttttctctcttttttttttattcccagtATATTTGGCTtagtgcttatttatttatcactctTCTAACTGTATATTAGTTTAGTTTGATTTGCTGCCATCTGTTTGCTTAAATACTCCACATTAAAGATTTAACACTTTGTTATATCAATATCAATCTGTTTTCTGTGATTTCAGTGAAGGATTTATCTTTAACAGGAATTTCCATTGCATTCTCTCATCACTGTAACTTCATATTCCATTGGTAAATTTTAAGTCCTTTTTATATTGGAAAGGACTCAGTCAATGAAATATGTGAATGTTgtgattttaaagatttttcattAGTAAATGCTTCCTTCTACATCTTATACTTATTCATTGTATTAAAATATATCTCagctttatgaaatattttcttgtaaCACTTAGAAAAGTACAGATTCTTTTATATATTATGGCTCTTATTTGAGTAAgtcttatttttgtgtttgttttttatatggATGAATTGTGTGCAGTATTGTGCTAACATTTTATGATAAATTACCCAATTCTTTCATCATTGTTTAAGAGTGAAGTTATATTTCCTGAAAcacttattctcatttttcttcattaagatTATCATCTAAAGAGTTTTCTTGTGAAGAAATGAATGGGATAACGACCCCATTCATGGGGTCATggtgtgacttacattcagggacAATACTGAATGGACGACCAAATCTAGTTTGGGAACAGACCAAATTAGGTAGACGGAATATATGCTCAGAGATCTGACATCAATTTTCCCCTAATTCTTTGAGAACAATAtaaatcttttgactaagtcattaaaggcttgtttcacttgtttgttcctcagtgtATAAATAAATGGGTTTAACATGGGAGAAATGGAAGTAGTGAGTATTGACACTCCCTTATTAATGGtcatttcatcttttgctgaagatttgatataaacaaagatgcagctgccatacgTGATGGAAACCACGATAATGTGGGAagagcaggtggaaaaggctcttgtcctctgctgggcagaggggagtcttagaatggttctgatgatgtacatgtaggacagaaccacacacaccagAGTCATGATAAAGGTCAATACAGCACAGGCAATAACCATCTCCTCTAtgagccatgtatctgagcatgagatcttcagcatagggttagcatcacagataaagtggtcaatggcattagaggcacagaattccagGTCCAGTCCCAAGCGGAGTGGTGGCAATATAATCAACAAAGACatcatccaacagcagaagatCAGCCTTTTGCAGACTctgtagttcataatagtcatgtaatgcaggggtttgcagatggctacatatcgatcaaaggacatggtggccaggagaaaaaattctgttactgCGAAAACATCTATAAAAAACAGTTGGCATGCACAAGCATTATAGGTAATAGTCCTGTCACCTGTTGATATActgtacaagaatctaggaatgcaggcagaagtgaatgagatttcaaggaaggaaaaattttggagaaatatgtacattgcagttttaaggtgagaatccactaatgtgaggatgatgatgctcaggtttccagtGAAACTCAACATGTAGGTCataagtagaaatataaaaatcagaatctgtagctgagggtcatctgtcaatcccagaAGAATGAATCTTGTTACAaatgtgtggtttctcattcctgTATCCTGACTTTTGCCCAATCAGTTTGTAAAACTGAGCAAAGTAAGCTCTGAGAAAATGGTGTGAAAAATGGTTATAATGGATTTTGTTCAGAAAAGCCGAGCAGtgcattttcatgtattttgttttagTTAATAATGGATTATAGATATAATTCATACTCTTGGTTTTGCTGATAGCATATAATTAGCTGGATAACAAACGACTTTCGAACGTTTTTACGACAACATATTGTATGATAGACATTTTGTATTGCAGCCCAGTGTACATGCTCACAACTCACAcaaatacatacttacatacatatacCTGAAACAAAATACACTAACCCTTCGGTGCCCTACTTTCTGATGTGTTATATTCTAATgaacctcattaaaaataaacacaaatatctTCATTGATTTTATGTCTAAAAATTGTCATGACCtgtgtttgaaaaaataattaaaggatTTATGGATTCATTAAAGAATATAGTCCAAGGGAAACGTAATTTTTCATGATAGGTTTTTACATGTGCACTGCCTTTAAATTTGTACTTTGCAATAGATTCGTTCATAGCACACTTGTCccctaaaaatatttattttctcactcaTCAGAACTTTATTCAGTTTCATGATCTGCTTGTAACCTTTTTTCCTaactaaattaaaaacatatgagGTGTGTTTATAACACTATATGTTTCTAGATTCATCTACCAATGTAGTTGAAGACTCTGTTCTACAGCATGAATCACCTTACATGGATTACCTGTGCGGAAAAATTTTTTATCTAATTATGTTTTTTTCCCTGTCCATTACTCTAGCAGTTTAGCTGATTCTGACCTATATCTGGCTCTCTGTGACTTATTCCTCTGTTTTCTAGTCGGACTGTTCAGAGAAGTCCTTCCAAATTTCAAGAGCCATATTATGAActttctatgtgttttttttgCACTCTGTGATAATAGAGGATGCAACAATTTTGTTAGaaataggatttttattttatttatttatttattcatttttcctttttttttttttttagataattattttttattgaagggtagttgacacacagtattacattagtttcaggtgtacaacacagtgattcaacatttatatacatgataattctaggtaccagctatcaccataccaagttgttataatattttgactatattccttaggctttacattacatcccggttacttatttattttacaattggaagtgtctattttttttttttttttgtgagggcatctctcaaatttattgatcaaatagttgttaacaacaataaaattctgtataggggggtcaatgctcaatgcacaatcattaatccaccccatgcctaattttcatcagtctccaatcttctgaagcataatgaacaagttcttacatggagaacaaattcttacatagtgaataagttacatggtgaacattacaagggcagtcatcacagaaactttcggttttgctcttgcattatgaactataaacagtcagttcaaatatgaatactcatttgatttttatacttgatttatatgtggataccacatttctctattattattatttttaataaaatgctgaagtggtaggtagatacaagataaaggtagaaaacatagtttagtgttgtaagagagcaaatgtagatgatcaggtgtgtgcctgtagactatgtgttaatccgagctagacaagtgcaataaaacatccacatatgcagaaaatttctctcagaacgggggggtgaggttctaagcctcacctctgttgatcctcattttatcacctgatggccccccggaAATAGGATTTTTATCTTGTTAAAAGTAATAACCATAGGTCTGAAGGTGACTGAGAAAATAGAGTTgattcaagaaaatatttaccCTCTGAACTAGATcaagttatattatttattatgagGAATCAATTTCAAGACTATCCTGACACCTCTTACTTTTACCATCTTCCTAACTCTAATTCAGGATTACAGTTGGCATGTACAGTTGGTGGAGGAAATGCGAGGCCTCCTGAGTCACACCACAGCCTGACTACACACTCAGCATGTATGTAGGTACCTGCATAAGGTAAAATACTGTTACCTGACTTACCACAGTTTGGCAGAGAAATAGCTATCCTTTATGGATTCCATTCATACTTTCTCAATACATCTGCCAGAAACGTATTAATGCCAGAGATTAAAAATCTTAAATTCTAGGTTTGGAACAACAGCTGCTCTGTGGTTGGTCCTTAGTGAACACCAGATACATGAACCGCATTTATACCTGCTAAAGTGATTTCAATTGCCAGTGCTTGTTTAGatcataaataaattgaaaaaaagaaccCACATCATTTTCTATAGAAATTCTAATTAACTGACTATATGAAGGCTTCACCGACTTGCTTTAAAACAGCCCTTTCCTTCAGAAGTGCGAGACACTCTGTACCCACCATCTGCCCATTTCCCATAGTAAATTTCCAAGAGTTTATAGGTTTCAGCAAAGGGATGCAAGAATGACCCTGGTTTGATGTTTTAGGATCAGCTGGGTTCTCCCAAAAATGTGAGAATCACACAATTAACAAGAAATTAATAAATAGTAACAGCAGATTAAGCAATTTTAATAAATAGAATAATAGActcaaaatatagaaaagaaaatatatataggcCACCTACCTCTCTTTCCTTCAGTCTCAATACAACTGAGTCTTACACAAGTCTGGAAACTTTAAGCCATGTTCTTGCtcctaaatatcttgaaaataagTTGACATTATTGTTTGAGTAATATGCATTTactctttttgtcttttaaaaaacttaacattttatAGTGCAGGGATCAAATTATGTCAGCAGATGATTTCCGATTCAAGGTTGATTCCAGAAGTCCTTCATTTCACTTATTTTAGGTGGCTACTATTTATTGGTATACAAATCCAGGGCTATAAAAgtcttcaataaattaaaaattataaattcttgtttctttttgccACCATTCAATTAACTATTCATATCACTCTACTTTCAGTAAAATGTATCAAACTGtatcttaaagaaaataattttttaagtctcTCGCAGATTAAAGACATAGTGGttcctgttggtttttttttttatctctgaaCATCCTTAGGGTTAGAATGATGAAGAAATTACTTCACAGGTTTGTATGTGGATAAAAGTCCCAGGTGAATTACAAAGTTACTTGTCAATCTTTTGCGTAATCGTTTGGCAAAGATCCTGAAACAGGCAGCCCTGGGGACGGTGTCCTCAGAGAACTGAAAATTCCACAGTGATATTCCACATAGGACTtcacacaaaataaaaagtgaagaagAGCAAGCCTACATTTTCCTCAATTTATTCAGTAACATCTGTAGCTGCTAATTACTTTAAAAGAATATAAttacccctttttctcttttggttAACATATTTTTGCCTTATATAATTGctactttttattaaatattaagataacaaaaatagaaaaatgaagctAGAAGGTAATAACAACTATTAATGTCTCATAACCCtccataaattttctttttatataaagtaatataattagtatattcacaaatatgaaacCATTTACGTgatgtttttcaaatttcttttatcattaaaacCATTAGATTTTTGTCTCAGTAGTTATAAATTTGTGTCAGTATTTGGGGAACATGTAATTTCTTTTTGGTGCATTCCACCATAATTTGAAATCAACCCTAATAGTTGAAACTGTGATTTCATAAGAAAATCAttactataataaaaaatgtactACCTTGAGCTTATAAGATGTTTCtgcaatttttattataaatttatctTTATGTTTAAATCAACCTTCATCTAGGATGAAGAGTACATTTttgtacaaatattttcttaaaatatttcctaGAACTTTGCATTGTTATTTTCTTATGTATTAACAATCTAATTGTTAtgtgtgttgcaaatattttgcaggatttttttgGGCCTATAATTGTGTTTATGCTATTTTCTTTTCTGAGAATATCACATTCTACTGCAGGCAGGGGACCCATGGGGAGCCCATCACTCTGCCAGAGTGGAGAAGGTGCAGGTGATACTATAAGGAGGCTAAAGTTCACAAGAACAAGTACCAAGAGGTGAGGGCAGCATGCAGAGGGCTATCTGGTGATCTAGAGACAGCACAACATGAACATTTAGCTGAGCATATATGTGAAAAACAATTGCCTAACTGAGGTAAAAATCACCCAAAAGATTGCAAAGAACAATATTCTGAGTTCACACAGGAGTGGAAATGATTCCTATTCAcaacaaacacaatttaaaagctCACAATTTACTGGGTATAATTCAGAAAGATTTGCTCAGTTTATGGGAAAGAAATCTTTGGGTAAACACTGCTCAGATCCTGTCTAAAAAAGACTAACACAGAAACTGAAAGGACAAAACTGTTTCCTAGTGATATAAATGATACCAGCAAAAGCCTAAATAACCTTCATAAGGATGGAAATACATCTGACCTTCCAAAAGGTAAATTCATAGTGCCTGACATAGTGAAAGTTTACAagacatgcaaagaagcaggaaaatgcacctttaataagaagaaaaatcaatataaataGACCCAAAATGGCATAgatgatgaaattaaaataaaatagagctAAGAAttatcttcaattaaaaaaaagtatattgaAGTGCttatgaaaaaaaagtaaaatacagttAAAACATTATAACTGTACTTTAGTTGGAGAAAATCGGACTTGTTaagtaaaaacatgaaaattgttGCAAAGGTGCAAACTAAACTGAGAGCTacaccacacatatatatatatatatatatatatatatatatatatatatatatatacaacatattTTGAATAGTTTTAATGCCAGTTAGATATTGAAGAATAAACATTTAGTTAACTGGAAGACATAGCAGT comes from the Manis pentadactyla isolate mManPen7 chromosome 10, mManPen7.hap1, whole genome shotgun sequence genome and includes:
- the LOC118933368 gene encoding olfactory receptor 6C2-like, which encodes MRNHTFVTRFILLGLTDDPQLQILIFIFLLMTYMLSFTGNLSIIILTLVDSHLKTAMYIFLQNFSFLEISFTSACIPRFLYSISTGDRTITYNACACQLFFIDVFAVTEFFLLATMSFDRYVAICKPLHYMTIMNYRVCKRLIFCCWMMSLLIILPPLRLGLDLEFCASNAIDHFICDANPMLKISCSDTWLIEEMVIACAVLTFIMTLVCVVLSYMYIIRTILRLPSAQQRTRAFSTCSSHIIVVSITYGSCIFVYIKSSAKDEMTINKGVSILTTSISPMLNPFIYTLRNKQVKQAFNDLVKRFILFSKN